The Dehalobacter sp. 12DCB1 region TTAAAACAACTTACTCCGTTTGTGCTTTCAACTTCGATCGTCCCACCGTGCAGAATTATCAACTGCTTGGTTATCGCTAGTCCAAGACCTACCCCTTCCGAATTACGGGCCTTGTTAGCCTTATAAAATCTTTCGAAAATATAAGGTAAATCCTCTGGACTAATTCCTTCACCGGAATTACTAATGGTAACACTCACCCATTTCCCGTCTTCACTACTCTCCACTAAAATATCACCGGTTTCCGGCGTATAGCTTGCCGCATTTTTAATAAGGTTATCAAAAATTTGAACCAGCCTTAGCTCATCTCCTCTGATATAAGCGGCAAAATATTCGTCGAAGGTAATACGCATTACGATTTTCTTTTCAGTGAATATCGATTCGAATTTTGCAATACTTCGCCGCAATAATTCAGCAATATCTACTCGTTCATACTCCAGTTTAAAGTCTGATGATTGAATATGCGTTAAATCCATAAGATCATTAATCAATTGGGACATCCTCAGTACTTCATTAAGGATCATTTCGGTATAATATACCTGCTTATCTGATGATACTTTTTTTTCTATTATAACCTGTAACATACTACGAATAACTGTAATCGGAGATCTAAGTTCATGGGAGACATTCTCTAAGAATCGTCTTCGAGCATCCTCTGTGTCTTCAAGTTGGCTGGCCATATAATTTATAGAATCAGACAGTTCTTTAAGTTCATCGGTTGAATTTGCCGGTACCCTAACGGAAAAATCCCCAGCGGCAATCTGGCGTGTGGTTTTGTTCATATCCAGTAAGGGATTTACTATTTTCTTTGATAAGACAATGTATAGGAGCGACAAAGCACCGCAAAATAAAAAGGCTGTTGCCCATATTAGTACAATAATCATATTCGCTGCGGGCGCATAACCCTGGTAAGTACCATGATAAACTATGGCTCCCTTAACCTGCCCCTGCCTAATAAATGGGACGGTATAGTAATAGTACTCTACTCTATTGGTATCGTTAATAAAAGTAGAACACGTTTGCTTGCTGTCATTAAAACACTTTTCTATATCCCTGGTTAAAATCATGTTGTTTTGGAGCGGGGCCTTCTGTTTGGTATCCAATATTATCTGTCTATATTCATTATAAATTAGGATCCTGGAATTTATTACGGCCAAATTATCTCGTTCAATGATATTCCTGGCAAATTCGTCACTGCTAATGTGTTGATCCAGCAAATTGAAGTATAATTGTCCGATTTCCCTGCTATCCTTCATAAGACGGTTGAATCTATTTTGTTGAATAAAGGAGTCAAGCGTAATGGAAAAAAGGAAATTAAGTATTATACAATAAATAATCAAGGACAATGCAAATGTCAAAATCAATTTGCGCCTCATTTAGCAACCTCAAGTTTATAACCTATCGTCCATACGGTTTTGATTTCTACTTTATCAACCCCTTTAAGCTTAGCCCTTAGCCTATTAATATGGACATCCACTGTTCTGGTTAAACATGAATTTTCAAAACCCCATATTTTTTCCATTAGTTCAATTCGGGTAAACACTTTGTTTATGTTGGTCGCCATTAGGTATAACATATCCATTTCCTTAGGAGAAAGTGATATATCTTTATCTCTAAAACGAATTAGATAATTGGCCGGATCTATTGTTAATTTCTCTATTTTTAGTGGAAGAAGTACCTTCTGCTCCTCCGGATTGATACGCCTTAACATTGCTTGAACCCTAAAGACAATCTCTCGGGGGTCAAAAGGCTTGACAATATATTCGTCAATTCCAAGTTGGAAGCCAAGTGCCTTATTATGAAAATCCCCACTAGCAGTCAGTAAGAAAATTGGGACTTTTGACTTATTGCGGATATACTTGCAAACCTCCCAGCCGTTCAGCTCAGGTATCATTATGTCCAAAATAATCAATGCATAGCTATCCTTGCCGAATTTCCTGATAGCCTCCTGCCCATTATAGCAACAAACCACCGAATAATCTTCTTTCTCCAGATAGAGCTTCAATACCTCACACACATTAATATCATCATCAACCAACAGAATGGCTTCACGTGTTTTCATATCCTGCTCAACTTCTCCTTTCCGAATTTCCGGTAAATTAGCCAGTAAACAGAAAAGTGAATTCATACTCTTAGTTACCTGTATAACAATCGTTCAACTACGCAATTCTCATGATATAGAAACTAGAAGCTGTTGTGGCCTACAAAACATAAAAACGAATTGGCGATGTACAATAAATATTTGCTATATCCTTTTGTCTCTAATCTTTAAATCTGTTCATGAACATCAATGTTTTGGAGGGAGACAAAGGGTTTTTCTAAAATTTGAAACTGGCCATCACCTTATTAAGCTCGTTAACGCTTTCTTGTGAAAGGTTTGCAAATTTAGATAGTTTATCTGATTTATTGAACATATTGACAGCCTTCTGAGCTATCACACCCGAACCTTCCGCCACCTCGTCATTTGCATTAGCTATACCTTCTATGGAGT contains the following coding sequences:
- a CDS encoding HAMP domain-containing sensor histidine kinase; translation: MRRKLILTFALSLIIYCIILNFLFSITLDSFIQQNRFNRLMKDSREIGQLYFNLLDQHISSDEFARNIIERDNLAVINSRILIYNEYRQIILDTKQKAPLQNNMILTRDIEKCFNDSKQTCSTFINDTNRVEYYYYTVPFIRQGQVKGAIVYHGTYQGYAPAANMIIVLIWATAFLFCGALSLLYIVLSKKIVNPLLDMNKTTRQIAAGDFSVRVPANSTDELKELSDSINYMASQLEDTEDARRRFLENVSHELRSPITVIRSMLQVIIEKKVSSDKQVYYTEMILNEVLRMSQLINDLMDLTHIQSSDFKLEYERVDIAELLRRSIAKFESIFTEKKIVMRITFDEYFAAYIRGDELRLVQIFDNLIKNAASYTPETGDILVESSEDGKWVSVTISNSGEGISPEDLPYIFERFYKANKARNSEGVGLGLAITKQLIILHGGTIEVESTNGVSCFKVAFPAEI
- a CDS encoding response regulator transcription factor: MKTREAILLVDDDINVCEVLKLYLEKEDYSVVCCYNGQEAIRKFGKDSYALIILDIMIPELNGWEVCKYIRNKSKVPIFLLTASGDFHNKALGFQLGIDEYIVKPFDPREIVFRVQAMLRRINPEEQKVLLPLKIEKLTIDPANYLIRFRDKDISLSPKEMDMLYLMATNINKVFTRIELMEKIWGFENSCLTRTVDVHINRLRAKLKGVDKVEIKTVWTIGYKLEVAK